One genomic segment of Clostridium estertheticum subsp. estertheticum includes these proteins:
- a CDS encoding ABC transporter permease, producing the protein MEFTRRINVLFKKEIKSLVKNWNILLMCLLPVLFSFIYTNVFRGGVTSDGIGKYEILYMCLGMNIVLIAGFMIAMLIAEEKEKNTLRTLMLSGVSPLEFLIGKVVITFVVSEILNILIFYIVGMDSVYLGEFILLTSLVAISMIEIGAVVGIIVTNQMSAGTVGMPIFMFFLMVPLFSSFSKKIELIARFLPNYNMNLMFQKMFSGGELGAGEAKNIAVILIWIIISGVTFVCTYNKVGLDKWRNIR; encoded by the coding sequence ATGGAATTTACAAGAAGAATTAATGTATTGTTTAAAAAGGAAATAAAGAGTTTAGTAAAAAATTGGAATATTTTATTAATGTGCTTATTGCCGGTTCTATTTAGTTTTATATACACTAATGTATTTCGTGGCGGAGTAACAAGTGATGGCATTGGTAAATACGAAATACTATATATGTGCTTAGGTATGAATATTGTACTTATAGCTGGATTTATGATAGCTATGTTGATTGCGGAAGAAAAAGAAAAAAACACACTTAGAACCCTTATGCTTTCAGGAGTGTCACCTTTAGAATTTTTAATAGGAAAAGTTGTTATAACATTTGTGGTATCAGAAATTCTAAATATACTTATATTTTATATAGTTGGAATGGATTCTGTGTACTTAGGAGAATTTATATTGTTAACGTCTTTAGTTGCAATTAGCATGATAGAAATTGGGGCGGTAGTAGGCATTATTGTTACTAACCAAATGTCAGCAGGAACAGTCGGTATGCCTATATTTATGTTTTTTTTAATGGTGCCATTATTTTCGAGCTTCAGTAAAAAGATAGAACTAATAGCAAGGTTTTTGCCTAATTATAATATGAACCTAATGTTTCAAAAGATGTTTAGTGGGGGAGAGCTTGGAGCGGGAGAAGCCAAGAATATAGCAGTAATCTTAATCTGGATAATAATTTCTGGAGTTACATTTGTATGTACTTATAATAAAGTTGGATTAGATAAATGGAGGAACATTAGATGA
- a CDS encoding endo-1,4-beta-xylanase: MMKVKSKFLKSFSFTMSLLMATGIGGIGVPTAFADPMQYPNMVSNRNFENDAIVGLAENKTTANTPTVQLNIQNNIPNLSEVFKDYFPIGTVVYPASILGSNSQTDQLIKKHFNTIVAGNDMKPDALQPTEGKFTYTKADKIVDYAIENKMAMRGHTLVWHSQIPDWFFQDPKDSTKLCSKDLLLKRLETHINTVLTHFKDKYGANNPIKCWDVVNEVIDNSGTYRDSKWYQIAGADYIEKAFEIAHKADPTMKLYINDYGIEGNTAKTQKMYDIVKDLKAKGVPVDGIGMQMHINTNTSVDSIKASIEKFASLGVDIQVTELDLEILGTINQEGYLKQAKLYKQVFDLLKSKKNNISTVMIWGITDADSWRSDYQPLLFDSKFQAKPAYWAIVDPSKVKPSRQSLSSAKGTPLIGPNIDKLWIMGQTDHANTFYKGMDGATANVKTLWDENNLYIYAQVTDATPKAKDSIEIFVDKNDGKTTNCNTGYKHYKMSRNNSESSSITHYVQNGANGYTVQAIIPLSDINPKIGSTIGYDIRVNDDKGKGSIDSIAELNDYSNSQDISTAYYGNLTLNKPSQAVSTVYGTPIIDGKIDDIWNKTNVINTNKWVNGTSGATAKVRTMWDNNNLYVLSEVTDDVLNKSSANAYEQDSVEIFLDQNDHKTSSYEKDDSQMRVNFDNEQSFGGAKPDGFKSATSRTQAGYIVEEVIPLTAIKPADGSTLGFDVQVNNADSKGKRISVAAWCDDSGSSFENTSKFGNIMLKDTRTITKLSAIAK, translated from the coding sequence ATGATGAAAGTAAAAAGTAAATTTTTAAAATCTTTTAGTTTTACAATGTCATTACTTATGGCTACGGGAATAGGAGGAATAGGTGTACCAACAGCTTTTGCGGATCCAATGCAATATCCTAATATGGTTTCTAATCGTAATTTTGAAAACGATGCCATTGTCGGCTTAGCGGAAAACAAAACAACAGCGAATACACCAACAGTTCAATTAAACATTCAAAATAATATACCAAATCTTTCAGAAGTATTCAAAGATTATTTTCCAATAGGAACGGTTGTGTATCCAGCTAGTATACTAGGTAGTAATAGTCAAACTGACCAGCTTATAAAAAAGCATTTTAATACTATTGTAGCTGGGAATGACATGAAGCCAGATGCACTTCAGCCAACAGAAGGAAAATTTACTTATACTAAAGCAGATAAAATTGTAGATTATGCAATAGAAAACAAAATGGCTATGAGAGGGCATACATTGGTTTGGCATAGTCAAATACCAGATTGGTTTTTTCAGGATCCAAAGGATTCGACTAAACTTTGCTCAAAAGATTTACTGCTTAAAAGGTTGGAAACACATATAAACACGGTGTTAACCCATTTTAAAGACAAGTACGGAGCAAATAATCCTATAAAGTGCTGGGATGTAGTTAATGAAGTTATTGATAATTCTGGTACTTATAGAGATTCGAAATGGTATCAAATAGCAGGCGCTGATTATATTGAAAAAGCATTTGAGATTGCGCACAAAGCTGACCCAACAATGAAGCTATATATAAATGATTATGGTATAGAAGGAAATACTGCAAAAACTCAAAAGATGTATGATATAGTAAAAGACCTAAAAGCTAAAGGTGTTCCAGTTGATGGCATCGGTATGCAAATGCATATTAATACCAATACCTCGGTAGACTCTATAAAGGCTTCTATAGAGAAGTTTGCATCTCTAGGAGTTGACATTCAAGTAACAGAGCTTGATTTAGAAATTTTAGGAACCATAAATCAAGAGGGCTACTTAAAGCAAGCAAAATTATATAAACAGGTGTTTGACTTATTAAAGAGTAAAAAGAATAACATTAGTACTGTTATGATCTGGGGTATAACGGATGCAGATTCATGGCGTTCAGATTATCAACCATTGTTATTTGATAGTAAGTTTCAAGCTAAACCTGCTTACTGGGCAATAGTGGATCCAAGTAAAGTAAAGCCTAGTAGACAATCTTTATCAAGTGCTAAAGGAACTCCATTAATCGGGCCTAATATTGATAAATTATGGATTATGGGACAGACAGATCATGCTAACACATTTTATAAAGGCATGGATGGAGCTACCGCAAATGTTAAAACTTTATGGGATGAAAACAACCTGTACATATATGCACAGGTCACAGATGCAACTCCAAAAGCGAAAGATAGTATAGAGATTTTTGTGGATAAAAATGATGGTAAAACTACAAATTGTAATACCGGTTATAAACACTACAAAATGAGTCGTAATAACTCTGAAAGCTCGAGCATAACACATTATGTTCAAAATGGTGCTAATGGATACACTGTGCAAGCAATTATCCCTTTAAGTGATATAAATCCTAAGATTGGAAGTACAATAGGCTACGATATTAGGGTTAATGATGATAAAGGAAAAGGAAGTATAGATTCAATAGCAGAACTTAACGACTATTCTAACAGTCAAGATATAAGTACTGCATATTATGGCAATTTGACTTTGAATAAACCATCACAAGCAGTTAGTACTGTATATGGTACACCTATAATAGACGGTAAAATAGATGATATTTGGAATAAAACTAATGTAATAAACACTAATAAGTGGGTAAATGGAACTTCAGGTGCAACGGCAAAAGTTAGAACTATGTGGGATAATAATAATCTTTATGTACTTTCCGAAGTTACTGATGATGTTTTGAATAAATCTAGTGCTAATGCGTATGAACAAGATTCAGTAGAAATTTTCTTAGATCAAAATGATCATAAGACATCATCTTATGAAAAGGATGATTCTCAAATGAGGGTTAACTTTGATAATGAGCAAAGTTTTGGAGGTGCAAAACCTGATGGTTTTAAATCTGCAACAAGTAGAACTCAAGCAGGCTATATAGTAGAAGAAGTGATACCACTTACTGCTATTAAACCAGCAGACGGTTCAACACTTGGCTTTGATGTTCAAGTAAACAATGCCGATTCTAAGGGAAAAAGAATTAGTGTAGCAGCTTGGTGTGATGATTCGGGCAGTTCATTCGAGAATACATCAAAATTTGGTAACATCATGCTTAAGGATACAAGGACTATAACCAAATTATCTGCTATTGCAAAGTAA
- a CDS encoding alpha/beta fold hydrolase → MRKALRITRKVLLWIIGIIVGLVIISAVTHNVLKSIEKNKYKSGQTINVDGKNMQAYVTGSGKKTIVLLSGLGTASPITDFMPLAERLSSDYKVVILECFGYGFSDTTKEERSNANIVKEIRTALKELKINGPYILMPHSISGIYSMYYAINYPKEVEAIIGIDESTPNQTKINKDANMSPYLTLLNTFGIVRDTTYLLSSVDDGMNKNNYYSAKQVKIKKMATTWNSANVSVINEFNMVNTNTKELYDVRYPKKLPVLSFLSKESVDSNKEWLPLHEDVISNSDIQKNQVLSGKHYLYWTNADKIAKISKEFISTYVK, encoded by the coding sequence ATGAGAAAGGCACTAAGAATAACAAGAAAAGTATTACTATGGATTATTGGTATTATTGTTGGATTAGTAATTATATCAGCAGTAACGCATAATGTCTTGAAATCAATTGAAAAAAACAAATATAAAAGTGGCCAAACAATAAATGTGGACGGTAAAAATATGCAAGCTTATGTGACTGGCTCAGGAAAAAAAACAATAGTGTTACTAAGCGGTTTAGGAACTGCATCACCAATTACGGATTTTATGCCTTTGGCAGAAAGATTAAGCTCAGATTATAAAGTCGTAATCCTTGAATGTTTTGGATACGGTTTTAGTGACACTACAAAAGAGGAACGTTCTAATGCAAACATTGTAAAGGAAATAAGGACGGCACTTAAAGAATTGAAAATTAATGGACCATATATATTAATGCCACACTCTATATCGGGCATATATTCGATGTACTATGCAATAAATTACCCGAAAGAAGTGGAGGCAATTATTGGAATTGACGAGTCTACACCGAATCAAACAAAAATCAATAAAGATGCTAATATGTCGCCTTATTTGACCTTACTTAACACGTTTGGAATTGTAAGGGATACTACATACCTTTTGTCAAGTGTTGATGATGGTATGAACAAAAACAATTATTATTCTGCGAAGCAAGTTAAAATAAAAAAAATGGCAACAACTTGGAATAGCGCAAATGTCTCTGTGATAAATGAATTTAATATGGTAAATACAAATACAAAAGAACTATATGACGTGAGATATCCAAAAAAATTACCTGTTTTATCCTTCTTATCAAAAGAGTCCGTAGACAGTAATAAAGAGTGGTTGCCACTTCATGAAGACGTAATTTCAAACTCGGATATTCAAAAGAATCAAGTTCTTAGTGGGAAGCATTATTTATATTGGACAAACGCAGATAAAATCGCCAAAATATCGAAAGAGTTTATTTCTACATACGTAAAATAA
- a CDS encoding GNAT family N-acetyltransferase translates to MDITYSAPSAIEYISLRLKTGMGTKDLSKTEIALKHSLFIVSLWDNDKLIGFGRIVGDQGITYVVSDIMVDPNYQRKGLGKVIMREIDSYLNKNTDENAYVCLIANKPADKLYYQFDFEYVDPKSCGMKRKQIKE, encoded by the coding sequence ATGGATATAACATACAGCGCTCCATCAGCGATAGAATATATTTCTTTGAGATTAAAAACTGGAATGGGAACGAAAGATTTATCAAAAACAGAGATTGCATTGAAACATTCATTGTTTATTGTTTCTTTATGGGATAATGATAAGTTAATTGGTTTTGGAAGAATTGTTGGTGATCAAGGGATAACTTATGTTGTTTCTGATATTATGGTAGATCCTAATTATCAACGCAAAGGTTTAGGGAAAGTGATTATGAGAGAAATAGATTCCTATTTAAACAAAAACACAGATGAAAATGCATATGTATGTTTGATTGCCAATAAACCAGCAGATAAGCTATACTATCAATTTGATTTTGAGTATGTAGATCCGAAGTCCTGCGGCATGAAAAGAAAGCAGATTAAAGAGTAA
- a CDS encoding VOC family protein produces the protein MIQSVVHIALVVKDYDEAIEFYTKKLHFTLIEDTYQPEQDKRWVVVSPPSSSGTTILLARASKPEQLSFIGNQAGGRVFLFLGTDDLWRDYNEMIAKGIEFVREPKEQSYGTVAVFKDLYGNLWDLVQFKENHPIAKRVK, from the coding sequence ATGATACAATCTGTTGTACACATTGCGTTAGTAGTTAAAGACTATGATGAAGCCATTGAATTTTACACAAAGAAACTTCATTTTACATTAATAGAAGATACATACCAACCAGAACAAGATAAACGTTGGGTGGTAGTGTCTCCACCAAGTTCATCAGGAACCACAATATTACTTGCAAGAGCTTCCAAACCAGAACAACTATCGTTTATTGGAAATCAGGCAGGAGGACGAGTTTTCCTATTTCTTGGAACAGATGATCTTTGGAGAGACTATAATGAAATGATAGCAAAAGGTATAGAATTCGTTAGAGAACCTAAAGAACAATCATATGGTACAGTTGCAGTATTCAAAGATTTATACGGAAACTTATGGGATTTGGTTCAGTTTAAAGAAAACCATCCAATTGCTAAAAGAGTAAAATAA
- a CDS encoding C1 family peptidase, with product MKFNKISIKILACSLVVLGSLIQTQNSYAAILHPTGLNHLHEKIPGIKMLEDSDSKIQLPTKVDLTSQFPKVDNQGSLGSCVSWATGYADKTYQEGQEWKWSLNTISNIFSPAYIYSQIHADNSADGGGANFSDAFNILQTQGCTTLADMPYDGSEYAWKTTPTAKQKANAAKYKAESWSELPDGNYSAIKAQLANGNPVVIGISVYPDFDKLNASNPIYDQVYGTSRGGHALCVIGYDDTKRAVKIINSWGTDWGINGYGWISYDLIKSQNIEAYTMTDAL from the coding sequence ATGAAATTCAACAAAATTAGTATCAAAATCTTAGCATGTTCACTTGTAGTTTTAGGATCTTTAATTCAAACTCAAAATTCATATGCAGCTATTTTGCATCCAACAGGGTTAAATCACTTACATGAAAAAATACCAGGAATTAAAATGTTAGAGGATTCAGATAGTAAAATACAATTACCTACAAAAGTTGACCTAACAAGTCAATTTCCTAAAGTAGATAATCAAGGAAGTTTAGGAAGCTGCGTTTCATGGGCAACCGGTTATGCAGATAAGACTTATCAGGAGGGTCAAGAGTGGAAATGGTCTTTAAATACAATTTCTAATATATTCAGTCCAGCATATATATATAGTCAAATACATGCAGATAATTCAGCAGATGGTGGTGGGGCTAATTTTTCCGATGCATTTAACATTTTACAGACACAAGGCTGCACTACATTAGCTGATATGCCTTATGATGGAAGCGAATATGCATGGAAAACTACACCTACAGCTAAACAAAAAGCTAATGCAGCAAAATATAAAGCAGAAAGCTGGAGTGAGCTTCCAGATGGTAATTATAGTGCAATAAAGGCACAACTTGCAAATGGTAACCCTGTAGTTATCGGTATATCAGTATATCCAGATTTTGATAAATTGAATGCTAGCAATCCAATTTATGATCAAGTTTATGGTACAAGTAGAGGTGGTCATGCATTATGTGTAATTGGCTATGATGACACTAAAAGAGCAGTTAAAATAATAAATTCATGGGGTACAGATTGGGGAATTAATGGTTATGGATGGATTAGTTATGATTTAATAAAGAGTCAAAATATAGAAGCATATACAATGACTGATGCTTTGTAA
- a CDS encoding aspartyl-phosphate phosphatase Spo0E family protein produces MEELRDELIKLINEKGPLNESTILVSQELDKLIVSHYHFENK; encoded by the coding sequence ATGGAAGAATTAAGGGATGAACTAATAAAACTTATAAATGAAAAAGGACCTTTAAATGAAAGTACAATACTCGTCAGTCAAGAATTGGACAAGCTTATTGTTTCTCATTATCATTTTGAAAACAAATAA
- a CDS encoding alpha/beta fold hydrolase has product MGYYIKVENDVKIYVEDLNPEGKETILFLHGWPGSHNLFEYQFDLLPQMGYRCIGIDTRGFGESDKPFTGYDYNRLSDDVRMIVAALKLNNFTLAGHSTGGSIAIRYMARHCEYGVSKLVLIDAAAPYLIQTPTNPYGAPKAVIDNIIQGTYNDRPKMLRDFGDIFFFQHITCAFSDWFFQLGLQAAGWATAAIAKTWIREDLSSDLGKINVPTLIVHGIHDKVVPFKLGELQNQCIKNSKLIPFKYSGHATFYDERDKFNKELVKFIEE; this is encoded by the coding sequence TTGGGGTATTATATTAAAGTAGAAAACGACGTAAAGATTTATGTAGAGGATCTTAACCCAGAAGGCAAGGAGACAATCTTATTTCTCCATGGTTGGCCTGGAAGTCATAACTTGTTTGAATATCAATTTGATTTGCTTCCCCAAATGGGATACAGATGTATAGGTATAGACACGAGAGGGTTTGGTGAATCAGATAAACCGTTCACAGGTTATGACTACAATCGATTATCAGATGATGTTAGAATGATAGTAGCTGCACTTAAATTAAATAATTTCACACTTGCAGGACACTCCACAGGAGGATCGATTGCTATTAGATACATGGCTAGGCACTGCGAATATGGGGTATCTAAACTAGTTCTTATCGACGCAGCTGCTCCTTATCTTATACAAACTCCAACTAATCCTTATGGGGCACCAAAAGCAGTCATTGATAATATAATCCAGGGAACATATAATGATCGTCCTAAGATGCTACGAGATTTCGGCGATATTTTTTTCTTTCAGCATATAACATGTGCCTTCTCCGATTGGTTCTTTCAATTGGGACTACAAGCAGCAGGATGGGCAACTGCAGCTATTGCTAAAACTTGGATAAGGGAAGATTTATCTTCTGATTTAGGAAAAATAAATGTTCCTACTTTAATTGTTCATGGTATACATGACAAAGTTGTTCCTTTTAAGCTTGGTGAATTACAAAACCAATGTATTAAAAATTCAAAACTTATACCTTTTAAATATAGTGGTCATGCTACGTTCTATGATGAACGTGACAAATTCAACAAAGAGTTGGTTAAATTCATAGAAGAATAA
- a CDS encoding ribosomal protein L7/L12, whose protein sequence is MNYTVGFGLMAIGLLLGISASISQIRNDIKRINTNVNRIAKQVVVPDTVTDELKGLLLEGERIKAIKKYREVTGFGLVEAKEYVDSLKETELK, encoded by the coding sequence ATGAATTATACAGTTGGTTTTGGCCTTATGGCCATAGGATTACTTTTAGGCATAAGTGCTAGTATTAGTCAGATACGAAATGATATTAAACGTATAAATACAAATGTAAATAGAATTGCTAAACAAGTTGTAGTGCCTGATACAGTAACGGATGAATTGAAGGGTCTTCTTTTAGAAGGTGAAAGAATTAAAGCAATCAAAAAATATAGAGAGGTTACTGGATTCGGATTAGTTGAAGCTAAAGAATATGTCGATTCACTAAAGGAAACGGAATTAAAATAG